From the genome of Nicotiana sylvestris chromosome 2, ASM39365v2, whole genome shotgun sequence, one region includes:
- the LOC138885380 gene encoding uncharacterized protein produces MNASKQKQVMDEDVELRDDDVPLIVNDVVNKNVNNDVQIDIDDEAEVETQDAMNPSREHAIDMPEPIVPKAKAPLPRPPSPYPQWLAKQKSDNQFKKFIDMMKSPTINVHLVEALEQMSGYAKFMKDLVTKKRSMECKTIKMTHQVSAIVHSMAPKLEDPGAFTITCTIGSADFAKALCDLGASINLIPY; encoded by the coding sequence atgaatgcctcaaagcaaaagcaagttatggatgaagatgttgagttgcgagatgatgatgtacctttgattgttaaTGATGTGGTTAAtaaaaatgtgaacaatgatgtgcagattgatattgatgatgaagccgaggtagagactcaagatgccatgaacccgtctagggaacacgcgattgacatgcccgagccaaTTGTCCCAAAGGCCAAagcacctttgcctaggccaccttcACCTTATCCTCAatggttagcaaagcaaaagagtgacaatcaattcaaaaagttcattgacatgatgaagagccccACAATCAATGTGCATTTGGTAGAGGCGCTTGAGCAAATGTCGGGGTacgctaagttcatgaaagatttggtaacaaagaagaggtcgatggagtgtaaaacaattaaaatgactcatcaagtgagtgccatagtgcattcaatggcacccaagcttgaggaccccggagcttttactatcaCTTGTACTAttggaagtgcggattttgccaaggccctttgtgacttgggggctagcataaatttgattCCGTACTAG